From a single Fulvivirga ulvae genomic region:
- a CDS encoding gluconate 2-dehydrogenase subunit 3 family protein, translating to MNRREALKAVSVIMGGTVIGANTFLSGCSVEKDERVNALFMESDVTLLDEIGETIIPTTDTPGAKSVGIGGFMAMMVLDCYEPKHQVIFTQGLISFKESFNKQYGRDFPEAKPEERIAFLNQLDKAQTETTLQNKDDPEAAPHYFRIIKELTLLGYFSSEIGCTQARRYVETPGRYDACIDYKTGDGAWAV from the coding sequence ATGAACCGACGAGAAGCATTAAAAGCAGTATCTGTTATCATGGGAGGCACGGTCATCGGTGCCAACACTTTTTTATCCGGATGTTCTGTTGAAAAAGATGAACGCGTCAACGCTTTATTTATGGAAAGCGATGTAACCCTATTAGATGAAATTGGAGAAACTATTATCCCTACCACGGACACACCCGGAGCAAAATCTGTTGGCATAGGTGGTTTTATGGCTATGATGGTACTGGACTGCTACGAACCCAAACACCAGGTAATCTTTACACAAGGCCTGATATCATTTAAAGAATCCTTCAACAAACAGTATGGTCGGGATTTTCCTGAGGCCAAACCGGAAGAGCGTATTGCCTTCCTGAATCAGCTGGATAAAGCACAAACGGAAACCACGCTTCAGAATAAGGATGACCCCGAGGCGGCACCTCATTACTTTAGAATAATCAAAGAATTAACCTTACTCGGCTATTTTAGTTCTGAAATTGGCTGTACTCAGGCCCGACGCTATGTAGAGACACCAGGCCGCTATGATGCATGCATTGACTATAAAACCGGTGACGGAGCCTGGGCTGTTTGA
- a CDS encoding calcium/sodium antiporter: MALLLHSALIIIGFVLLIKGAGALVGGASSLAKKFNISELAIGLTIVALGTSAPELVVNIISGTEGHSDVVFGNIIGSNIFNLFLILGVSGTIYPLVVQRNTVLKELPFSLFITLLLFYLINDTMFDKGPSDQLNFIDSVILTVLFGLFLAYVFFSMKSSPEGDESNIKIYGGLSTTLRILGGLAGLIFGGKLVVDNAVDVARVFDVSEKLIGLTIIAAGTSLPELATSAVAAYKKQADIAIGNVIGSNIFNILFVLGITGLITPLKYDPALNIDIYILLGGAVLLLLFMFTINKKKLDRWEALLYLLTFIGYMVFLFMRK; the protein is encoded by the coding sequence TTGGCTTTACTATTACACTCCGCACTTATTATTATTGGCTTTGTATTGCTCATCAAGGGTGCAGGTGCACTTGTAGGAGGAGCATCTTCGCTGGCCAAGAAGTTTAATATCTCTGAGCTTGCCATAGGCCTCACCATAGTGGCTCTTGGTACTTCCGCACCAGAACTTGTGGTCAACATTATTTCCGGCACAGAAGGTCATAGCGATGTGGTATTTGGTAATATTATAGGGTCAAATATTTTTAACCTCTTCCTGATCCTGGGTGTATCAGGGACCATTTATCCACTTGTAGTACAGAGAAATACCGTACTTAAGGAACTACCGTTCTCGCTGTTCATTACCTTATTGCTTTTTTACCTGATTAATGACACGATGTTTGATAAAGGTCCTTCTGACCAGCTTAACTTTATTGACTCGGTGATATTAACTGTACTATTCGGTTTATTTCTGGCCTATGTATTTTTCAGCATGAAATCGTCTCCTGAAGGTGATGAAAGCAATATTAAAATTTACGGCGGGCTAAGCACTACTTTACGGATATTGGGAGGTCTGGCAGGTTTAATATTCGGAGGAAAGCTCGTTGTAGATAATGCTGTAGACGTTGCCCGTGTGTTTGACGTAAGCGAAAAACTGATAGGGCTTACCATCATAGCCGCCGGCACATCACTTCCTGAGCTGGCAACCTCTGCCGTTGCTGCCTATAAAAAGCAGGCTGACATCGCTATCGGAAATGTTATTGGCTCCAATATTTTCAACATACTTTTTGTATTGGGCATTACAGGCCTGATCACACCCTTAAAATACGACCCTGCACTCAACATTGATATCTACATTCTTTTAGGGGGTGCAGTGCTCTTACTATTGTTTATGTTTACCATCAATAAAAAGAAACTGGACCGTTGGGAGGCCCTGCTTTATCTGTTGACATTTATTGGGTACATGGTATTTTTGTTTATGAGGAAGTAA
- a CDS encoding GMC oxidoreductase yields the protein MADQNYDAIVVGSGISGGWAAKELTEKGLKVLLLERGKNVEHVKDYKNATTAPWEVPHRGMDTQEMIKAHPVLKRDYVLNELNLDFWAHEAECPYVEEKPFNWFRGYQVGGRSLTWGRQSYRLSEIDFEANAKEGIAVDWPIRYKHLAPWYDHVEKFIGVNGSVEGLPQLPDGHFLPAMEMNCVEKDVAQRIKAHYQGARRMIMGRSANLTEPKTGRAQCQYRNKCWLGCPFGAYFSTQSSTLPAAMQTGNLTLRPFSIVTRVLYDKDKKKASGVEVLDAETNQTYEYNAKIIFLCASAFNSTWILMNSATDIWPEGLGSSSGELGHNVMDHHFRAGASGIMEGYEDKYYYGRRPNGVYIPRFRNLFGDKRDYLRGFGYQGGASRERWSSKVAELGIGAELKEALSEPGQWTIGITGFGEILPYHENRIYLSSEVKDKWGLPALVTDAELKDNENKMRLDMMNDGAEMLEAAGVKNVHTWDSGYIFGQGIHEMGTARMGKDPKTSVLNGNNQVWDAKNVFVTDGACMTSAACQNPSLTYMALTARACDIAVNELKKQNI from the coding sequence ATGGCAGATCAGAATTATGATGCGATAGTAGTAGGTTCGGGCATAAGTGGTGGTTGGGCAGCCAAGGAGTTAACCGAAAAGGGACTAAAAGTGCTACTACTAGAGCGCGGAAAGAATGTAGAACATGTAAAAGACTACAAAAATGCCACTACCGCTCCCTGGGAGGTGCCACACCGCGGTATGGATACCCAGGAAATGATAAAGGCACACCCTGTACTGAAACGAGACTATGTACTTAATGAGCTCAACCTGGACTTCTGGGCTCATGAGGCCGAATGCCCGTATGTAGAAGAAAAGCCGTTTAATTGGTTCAGAGGGTACCAGGTAGGTGGTCGCTCACTCACATGGGGACGCCAAAGTTACAGATTAAGTGAAATCGACTTTGAAGCCAATGCAAAAGAGGGCATAGCGGTAGACTGGCCTATCCGCTACAAGCACCTTGCTCCCTGGTATGACCACGTGGAAAAGTTTATTGGTGTAAACGGATCGGTAGAAGGACTTCCGCAGCTACCAGACGGCCATTTCCTACCTGCCATGGAGATGAATTGTGTAGAAAAGGACGTAGCGCAAAGAATAAAGGCCCACTACCAGGGTGCCCGCCGAATGATCATGGGCAGATCAGCCAACCTCACAGAGCCTAAAACAGGAAGAGCCCAATGTCAATATAGAAATAAATGCTGGTTGGGCTGTCCGTTTGGTGCATATTTCAGCACGCAATCATCCACTCTGCCTGCAGCCATGCAAACCGGTAACCTTACTCTAAGGCCCTTTTCTATTGTAACCCGGGTATTATATGACAAAGACAAGAAAAAGGCTTCTGGTGTTGAAGTGCTGGATGCTGAAACCAACCAGACCTATGAATACAATGCCAAAATAATATTTCTGTGTGCCTCAGCTTTTAACTCCACATGGATATTGATGAATTCGGCAACTGACATCTGGCCCGAAGGCTTAGGCAGTAGTTCTGGCGAGCTTGGTCATAACGTTATGGACCATCATTTTCGGGCAGGAGCTTCTGGCATTATGGAAGGCTATGAAGACAAATATTACTACGGGCGCCGGCCTAATGGGGTCTATATTCCGCGGTTTAGAAATCTATTTGGCGACAAACGCGATTATTTGAGAGGATTTGGCTATCAGGGTGGTGCCAGCAGGGAACGATGGAGTAGCAAGGTAGCCGAACTGGGAATCGGTGCAGAACTAAAAGAAGCGCTGTCTGAGCCCGGCCAGTGGACCATTGGCATTACCGGTTTCGGTGAGATACTTCCTTATCACGAAAACAGGATCTATCTATCCTCAGAGGTAAAGGACAAATGGGGACTTCCGGCTTTGGTCACTGATGCCGAATTAAAAGATAATGAAAACAAAATGAGGCTGGATATGATGAACGACGGGGCTGAAATGCTGGAAGCAGCAGGAGTAAAAAATGTGCATACATGGGATTCCGGGTATATTTTCGGTCAGGGTATTCATGAAATGGGAACCGCGCGTATGGGAAAAGATCCTAAAACATCTGTCTTAAATGGCAACAACCAGGTTTGGGATGCAAAAAATGTATTTGTAACTGACGGGGCCTGCATGACCTCCGCGGCTTGTCAAAATCCATCATTGACTTATATGGCATTAACGGCAAGAGCATGTGATATTGCAGTAAATGAATTAAAGAAACAAAACATCTGA
- the trpS gene encoding tryptophan--tRNA ligase, with amino-acid sequence MARILTGIQSSGRPHLGNILGAIKPAIELSKQKDNQSLFFIADLHSLTTIKDAQQRTENVNATAAAWLAFGFDTEANIFYRQSRIPEVCELTWYLNCITPFPMLANAHSFKEKSDKLADVNAGLFTYPVLMAADIILYDANIVPVGKDQKQHLEITRDIASIFNNQYGETFVIPDAQIDEKVMTIPGTDGQKMSKSYGNTIDIFLPEKKLRKQVMSIVTDSTPLEEPKDPDTCNVFAIYKIVATEEQTAQLREKYLAGNYGYGHAKQELFELLLNTYKEQREKFNYFMENPAELDDQLKKGEEKARIIAHKVLDRVRKKAGFK; translated from the coding sequence ATGGCGAGAATTCTAACAGGTATTCAAAGTAGCGGCAGGCCTCATTTGGGAAATATACTCGGAGCAATAAAGCCTGCAATTGAGCTTTCTAAGCAGAAAGACAATCAATCTCTGTTTTTTATAGCAGATCTACATTCTCTCACCACTATAAAAGATGCGCAACAGCGTACGGAGAATGTAAACGCTACCGCCGCTGCCTGGCTCGCCTTTGGTTTTGATACAGAGGCAAACATTTTCTACAGGCAGTCACGCATACCCGAAGTTTGCGAACTTACCTGGTATCTCAATTGCATCACGCCTTTTCCTATGCTGGCCAATGCGCATTCGTTCAAAGAAAAATCAGACAAACTGGCTGATGTCAATGCAGGGCTTTTTACCTACCCGGTACTAATGGCTGCTGACATTATTCTTTACGATGCTAACATTGTGCCTGTAGGCAAAGATCAGAAGCAACATCTGGAAATAACCCGTGATATTGCCAGTATTTTTAATAATCAATACGGTGAGACTTTCGTTATTCCGGATGCCCAGATTGATGAAAAGGTAATGACGATTCCTGGTACCGACGGGCAAAAAATGAGCAAGTCGTACGGCAATACCATTGACATATTTTTACCGGAAAAGAAGCTAAGAAAGCAGGTCATGAGCATAGTAACAGACAGCACACCTCTGGAAGAGCCCAAAGACCCTGATACCTGCAATGTATTCGCTATCTATAAAATAGTAGCTACCGAAGAGCAGACAGCGCAACTGCGAGAGAAGTACCTGGCCGGAAACTACGGTTACGGACATGCCAAGCAGGAGTTATTTGAACTTTTGCTGAACACCTATAAAGAGCAGCGTGAAAAGTTTAACTACTTTATGGAAAACCCCGCAGAGCTGGATGACCAGTTAAAAAAAGGTGAAGAGAAAGCCCGGATAATTGCCCATAAAGTATTGGACAGGGTCAGAAAAAAGGCAGGTTTTAAATAA
- a CDS encoding phospho-sugar mutase gives MNEIIAKAQRWLDSNIDTEAKGEIRSLMNDPEALTEAFYKDLEFGTGGLRGIMGTGSNRMNKYTIGMATQGLANYLIKTYPNEEIKVALAHDSRNNSRFFAETVAGVFSANGIKVYLFEELRPTPELSFAIRHLKCHSGVVLTASHNPKEYNGYKAYWNDGAQLVAPHDKNVINEVNQIKSINDVKFEANNDLIENIGKNIDNLYLNEIKKLSLSPDIIRSQKDIKIVYSPIHGTGISLVPECLKKFGFENIHVVEEQSEPNGDFPTVVYPNPEEAEALKLSLKKAKEINAELVMATDPDADRVGIAVKNNKGEYQLLNGNQTGSLLIYYILKRWKELNKYKGNEYVVKTIVTTELIDEIAARFGVKCYNTLTGFKYIASIIRELEGKKTFIAGGEESYGYMISDFVRDKDAVASCAMIAEMCAYARSQGKSLFDLLVELYTEAGFYKEKLISMTKQGKKGADEIKTMMQNYRSTPPAQLAGSKVVKVIDYQNSTEKNLLTGETSAIDFEKSNVLQFFTEAGYKVSARPSGTEPKIKFYISVNKKLDNAAQFDQADADLNKLMESIENDLLA, from the coding sequence ATGAACGAAATTATAGCCAAGGCCCAGCGCTGGCTGGATAGCAATATAGACACCGAAGCAAAAGGTGAAATCCGTAGTCTGATGAATGACCCGGAAGCCCTTACCGAGGCATTTTATAAAGATCTTGAGTTTGGTACGGGCGGTTTGCGCGGAATTATGGGCACAGGATCCAATCGCATGAACAAGTACACCATAGGAATGGCCACTCAAGGTTTGGCTAACTACCTGATCAAGACATACCCTAATGAGGAAATTAAAGTGGCTCTTGCACATGACAGCCGTAATAACAGTCGTTTTTTCGCCGAAACCGTAGCGGGTGTTTTTTCCGCCAATGGTATAAAAGTGTACCTTTTTGAGGAACTCCGACCTACCCCCGAGCTTTCATTTGCCATAAGACACCTCAAATGTCATAGCGGTGTGGTGCTTACCGCTTCTCATAACCCAAAAGAATATAACGGTTATAAAGCCTACTGGAATGACGGAGCCCAGCTTGTAGCTCCTCACGATAAAAATGTGATTAATGAAGTCAACCAGATCAAATCGATCAATGATGTGAAGTTTGAAGCTAATAACGATCTCATAGAGAATATAGGAAAAAATATTGATAATCTGTACTTAAATGAAATCAAAAAGCTTTCCCTTTCTCCTGATATAATCAGATCGCAAAAGGATATTAAAATAGTCTACTCCCCTATTCATGGTACAGGAATAAGCCTGGTACCGGAATGTCTTAAGAAGTTTGGTTTTGAAAATATACATGTTGTAGAAGAACAATCTGAGCCTAATGGTGACTTTCCCACCGTAGTTTACCCAAACCCTGAGGAAGCAGAAGCGCTGAAGCTCTCACTCAAAAAAGCCAAAGAAATAAATGCCGAGTTGGTTATGGCCACCGATCCTGATGCTGATCGCGTAGGGATTGCAGTTAAAAACAATAAAGGTGAATATCAGCTTCTCAACGGCAATCAAACCGGTAGTTTACTCATCTACTACATCCTGAAAAGATGGAAAGAACTGAACAAATATAAAGGCAATGAATACGTGGTAAAGACCATCGTAACCACGGAGCTTATTGATGAGATAGCTGCAAGATTCGGTGTTAAATGCTACAATACACTGACTGGGTTTAAATACATCGCTTCTATTATCAGGGAGCTTGAGGGTAAAAAAACTTTCATAGCCGGAGGTGAGGAGAGTTATGGATATATGATCAGCGACTTTGTAAGAGATAAGGATGCCGTTGCTTCATGTGCTATGATTGCTGAAATGTGCGCCTATGCCAGGTCTCAGGGCAAATCGCTGTTCGACCTGCTTGTGGAGCTTTACACTGAGGCCGGTTTTTATAAAGAAAAGCTTATCTCTATGACCAAACAAGGCAAAAAAGGGGCTGATGAGATCAAAACTATGATGCAAAACTACAGAAGCACCCCTCCGGCCCAATTAGCCGGATCAAAAGTGGTAAAAGTAATTGACTACCAAAACAGTACGGAGAAGAACTTGCTGACCGGAGAGACCAGTGCCATTGATTTTGAGAAATCTAATGTGCTCCAATTTTTTACTGAGGCCGGGTATAAAGTATCTGCACGCCCGTCTGGAACGGAGCCAAAGATCAAATTTTATATTAGTGTAAATAAAAAGCTGGATAATGCAGCTCAATTTGACCAGGCAGATGCAGATTTGAATAAACTTATGGAAAGCATTGAAAATGACCTTCTGGCTTAG
- a CDS encoding sugar phosphate isomerase/epimerase family protein, producing MTDSRRIFIKKAGAFGLLAPLYTHAAGQFFQEPEPLDVYIFSKHLQFLDYKKSAELAADIGFKGLDLTVRPKGHVLPENVKQDLPKAIAEMRKAGLSCEMITTAISDAANPIDVEVIETAAVEGVKFYRSNWYKYSENQSLEASLDYYQEKIKQLGDLNEKHNIVGCYQNHSGMSIGASVWEVKKLLEAANPQYFGTQYDIRHAVAEGGRSWPNGVRLLKNHIKTIALKDFVWDKENGKWYIVNVPIGEGMVDFRSYFQLLKSYGIKPPVSLHLEYPLGGAEKGSSEITVDQQVVFNAMKKDLSTIQSLWKEA from the coding sequence ATGACCGATTCAAGGCGTATTTTTATTAAAAAAGCAGGGGCCTTCGGCCTGTTGGCTCCGCTTTATACCCATGCCGCAGGTCAGTTTTTTCAAGAGCCCGAACCGTTAGATGTATATATTTTTTCTAAGCATCTGCAATTCTTAGATTATAAAAAATCGGCTGAACTTGCGGCTGACATCGGCTTTAAAGGGTTAGACCTTACCGTACGGCCAAAAGGGCATGTGTTGCCTGAAAATGTAAAGCAAGACCTGCCAAAGGCGATTGCTGAAATGAGGAAGGCAGGTCTGTCTTGTGAAATGATTACAACGGCTATTTCTGATGCTGCTAATCCAATAGACGTTGAAGTAATCGAAACGGCCGCAGTCGAGGGGGTCAAGTTTTACAGAAGCAACTGGTACAAATACAGTGAAAATCAATCGTTAGAAGCTTCACTTGATTACTATCAGGAAAAAATCAAACAATTAGGCGATCTAAACGAAAAACACAACATTGTAGGTTGCTATCAAAATCACTCCGGGATGAGTATTGGAGCCTCAGTATGGGAGGTGAAAAAACTATTAGAAGCAGCTAACCCTCAGTATTTTGGCACACAGTACGACATTAGGCATGCGGTAGCAGAAGGCGGTCGGTCATGGCCCAATGGTGTGAGGCTCCTAAAGAATCATATTAAAACCATTGCGCTAAAAGATTTTGTATGGGATAAGGAAAATGGTAAGTGGTATATCGTCAATGTCCCTATAGGAGAAGGAATGGTTGACTTTAGAAGTTATTTCCAATTGCTAAAAAGTTACGGAATTAAGCCACCTGTTTCCTTACACCTGGAATACCCGTTGGGCGGAGCTGAAAAAGGCAGCAGCGAGATTACCGTAGATCAACAGGTTGTTTTCAATGCCATGAAAAAAGACCTGTCTACTATTCAGAGTTTATGGAAAGAAGCCTGA
- a CDS encoding polysaccharide lyase family 7 protein gives MNTLIRLTIISIWILSIVSCSKTSKSGEEGSNENTESSVKTNITYPSDVITSLDQWGIMLGNGDNIDDLKDFKHEDYFYTEDDGTKWVVYKAPNGGITSPNSHNTRTELGQKEKWTPKTGGKLTGTLKVMHVSTSGDARVPASYSVVVGQIHSGDGHENEPLKIFYKKFPGHTKGSVFWNYEINTEGDNSERWDYSTAVWGYDMSVLGTEPHAYPAEPKDGITLDEEFSYEVYVYKGIMYLIFKSEGHKTKTFTKNLIVSEYVNKSDIPQQIVDLYSGIGRDGTEKPNAYEGELQFFKQGAYNQTNGREPETNMVWSTGADTFNGDVEQQYANGSYAEVWFRSSTIGPGEAPAQ, from the coding sequence ATGAATACATTAATTCGCTTAACTATAATATCAATATGGATCTTATCTATAGTTAGCTGCAGTAAAACTTCGAAGAGTGGGGAAGAAGGTTCTAATGAGAATACTGAAAGCTCTGTCAAAACCAATATTACATACCCAAGTGATGTAATTACCTCTCTCGACCAGTGGGGAATTATGTTGGGCAATGGGGATAACATAGATGATCTTAAAGACTTTAAACATGAAGACTATTTCTACACAGAAGATGATGGTACAAAATGGGTGGTTTATAAGGCGCCAAATGGCGGTATAACATCTCCCAACTCCCACAATACAAGAACAGAATTGGGCCAAAAGGAAAAGTGGACTCCAAAAACAGGAGGTAAGCTTACTGGTACATTGAAGGTCATGCATGTCTCAACTTCTGGTGATGCCAGAGTTCCAGCTTCTTATTCTGTTGTTGTAGGACAAATCCATAGTGGAGACGGGCACGAAAATGAGCCTTTAAAAATCTTCTATAAAAAGTTTCCAGGGCATACTAAGGGATCGGTTTTCTGGAACTATGAGATTAATACGGAAGGTGACAACTCGGAAAGATGGGATTACTCCACCGCTGTGTGGGGTTATGATATGTCTGTACTAGGCACCGAACCTCATGCTTATCCTGCTGAGCCTAAAGACGGCATTACCCTAGATGAAGAATTCAGCTACGAAGTTTATGTATACAAAGGTATTATGTATCTGATTTTTAAGAGTGAAGGTCACAAAACAAAAACGTTTACCAAGAATCTGATTGTTTCTGAATATGTAAATAAGTCTGATATCCCTCAACAAATTGTGGATTTGTACAGTGGAATTGGGCGTGACGGAACTGAAAAGCCTAATGCGTACGAGGGGGAATTGCAATTCTTTAAACAAGGTGCTTATAATCAAACCAACGGTAGAGAACCTGAGACTAACATGGTATGGAGCACCGGAGCAGATACTTTTAATGGGGATGTAGAGCAGCAATATGCCAATGGTAGTTATGCAGAGGTATGGTTTAGGTCATCTACCATCGGGCCGGGTGAAGCGCCTGCGCAATAG
- a CDS encoding polysaccharide lyase family 7 protein, which translates to MKKIILSCLLLSTALQLVLNIEIFSQNPDLPPSGNFDLTRWKITLPDQTERQEQELSDGFESENEFYTDPVTGAMVFRCPNDGETGGSTYPRSELREMLRAGNTAISTTGVGLNNWVFSSSSQAVQDASGAVDGIMTATVAVDHVSTTGETSKIGRVIIGQIHASSDEPCRLYYRKLPGNSKGSIYIAHEPVTGDEQWYEMIGSRSSSASDPADGIALGEKFGYKIKVVGNTLTVSIMRAGKPDVHQIVDMSTSGYEDDWMYFKAGNYNQNNSGDEGDYAQVSFFDLDVTHETYNAPYEIPRFQPFLAGSKLQAPTSTTAATTEEIINGYSSDRFYVAEDDKIAFNQSGASMRTELRHETNWVLSEGDRSLHGRLKFVEQTCDQVTVVQIHDDANAGDGPNKPLLRIYRHLTKPPESHLWAAIKTDDGGENTTHIDLGLAPPDYFDWDVHVEDGNLIIAIDGEEKANEEVAFWTFPSYWKTGVYLQNDGEATVYFDELEEGSGGEVVSIEDDLSKDISIYPNPTDSFITIDIVNHQLLDGTLTLSDATGKVLKEFNDINKEMKLQLPEKRGLYFIIIKKEEFTKTFKVIRR; encoded by the coding sequence ATGAAGAAAATAATCTTATCCTGTCTGTTGTTGTCTACGGCCTTACAGTTAGTGTTAAATATTGAAATTTTTTCCCAAAACCCGGACTTACCGCCAAGTGGTAATTTTGACCTTACAAGATGGAAAATCACTTTACCTGACCAGACGGAAAGACAAGAACAGGAGTTATCAGATGGGTTCGAAAGTGAGAATGAATTTTATACAGACCCTGTAACGGGGGCCATGGTTTTTAGATGCCCCAATGATGGGGAAACAGGAGGAAGTACTTATCCGCGTAGCGAGCTGCGCGAAATGCTGAGGGCAGGTAATACAGCTATCAGTACTACAGGTGTTGGCCTTAATAATTGGGTATTCTCATCCTCTAGTCAGGCAGTACAAGATGCCTCAGGAGCAGTAGATGGTATAATGACTGCTACTGTGGCCGTTGACCATGTATCAACCACTGGAGAGACCAGTAAAATTGGTCGGGTAATTATAGGGCAAATTCATGCCTCTAGTGATGAGCCCTGCAGGTTGTACTACCGAAAGCTACCCGGAAATTCTAAAGGATCAATTTATATCGCACATGAGCCGGTAACAGGAGACGAACAATGGTACGAAATGATAGGGAGTAGAAGTAGCAGTGCCTCCGACCCTGCTGATGGTATTGCATTGGGTGAAAAATTTGGATACAAAATCAAGGTAGTGGGCAACACCTTAACGGTATCTATCATGAGAGCGGGTAAGCCTGATGTTCACCAAATTGTTGATATGAGCACAAGTGGGTATGAAGACGATTGGATGTATTTTAAAGCCGGAAATTATAATCAAAATAATTCTGGTGATGAAGGAGATTATGCCCAGGTATCGTTTTTCGATCTGGATGTAACCCATGAAACCTATAATGCACCTTACGAGATCCCTCGATTTCAACCGTTCCTGGCTGGAAGTAAGCTACAAGCGCCAACAAGTACTACGGCTGCTACTACGGAAGAAATTATCAATGGCTATTCCTCAGACAGGTTTTATGTAGCAGAAGATGACAAAATAGCTTTTAATCAATCTGGAGCCAGCATGCGCACTGAATTACGGCATGAGACTAATTGGGTACTTTCTGAAGGGGACCGATCATTGCATGGTCGATTAAAATTTGTGGAGCAGACCTGCGACCAGGTAACGGTGGTGCAGATTCATGATGATGCCAATGCAGGAGATGGACCTAATAAACCACTTTTAAGAATATATAGGCACCTTACAAAACCCCCTGAAAGTCACTTATGGGCAGCAATAAAAACCGATGATGGTGGAGAAAATACGACCCATATTGATTTAGGGTTGGCGCCACCAGATTACTTTGATTGGGACGTACATGTAGAGGATGGTAATCTGATTATTGCCATTGATGGTGAGGAAAAGGCCAATGAAGAGGTCGCATTTTGGACTTTCCCAAGTTACTGGAAAACAGGTGTATATCTTCAAAATGATGGTGAAGCAACAGTTTACTTTGATGAACTCGAGGAGGGCAGTGGTGGTGAAGTAGTATCTATTGAAGATGATTTATCAAAAGATATAAGTATTTACCCAAACCCTACTGACTCATTCATAACTATCGATATAGTTAATCACCAACTACTTGATGGTACATTAACCTTATCCGATGCCACTGGCAAAGTGCTGAAAGAGTTTAACGACATCAATAAGGAAATGAAGTTGCAACTACCTGAAAAAAGAGGGCTTTACTTCATAATAATTAAGAAAGAGGAATTTACAAAAACCTTTAAAGTGATCAGAAGATAG
- a CDS encoding DUF1573 domain-containing protein: MNLKSIFFVFVGVLSINLLKAQQAETLVFSEKTFDFGTVKEEDGPVIHEFSFINKGLEPVSILSVKASCGCTTPDWSKEPVKPGETGYIQAQYNPRNRPGQFNKSLTVTTSADAAPLRLYIRGNVVPQPKSLEDDLPTEMGAIRVKYRSLNMGKVETSGEPTVKEFEVYNATDKPVTFLDKQDAPAHIKLTFEPMELGPKSKGLIKVHYDAKAKNDLGFCSDNVKFFTNEEGPEAVKSVSVYATIEEHFPPMTQEELEKAPRLKLGENVHDFGKIGGDKAVSTTFILTNTGQTPLEVRQTKSNCTCATSKLKKSKLKPGESTEMEVTFNPEGRRGNQQKSITIYSNDPRHSAQRVTIKGYITVGD; the protein is encoded by the coding sequence ATGAATTTGAAAAGTATTTTTTTTGTCTTTGTCGGTGTTTTATCTATTAACCTGCTTAAAGCACAACAGGCCGAAACATTAGTATTTAGCGAGAAGACATTTGATTTCGGTACAGTTAAGGAAGAGGATGGGCCAGTAATCCATGAATTCAGCTTTATAAATAAAGGCTTGGAGCCTGTCAGCATACTAAGTGTTAAAGCCAGCTGTGGATGTACTACCCCAGACTGGAGCAAAGAGCCGGTTAAGCCCGGTGAAACCGGATACATACAGGCTCAGTATAATCCAAGAAACCGTCCGGGTCAGTTTAATAAGAGTCTGACTGTTACCACTAGTGCGGATGCAGCACCTTTAAGGCTTTATATCAGAGGCAATGTGGTGCCCCAGCCCAAGTCATTGGAAGATGATCTGCCTACTGAAATGGGAGCCATAAGGGTCAAATACAGGTCTCTTAATATGGGCAAAGTTGAGACTTCAGGAGAGCCTACAGTAAAGGAATTTGAAGTATATAACGCCACGGACAAGCCCGTGACCTTTCTGGATAAGCAGGATGCCCCTGCACACATTAAACTTACTTTTGAACCCATGGAGCTTGGCCCCAAATCTAAAGGATTGATTAAGGTTCACTACGATGCAAAAGCCAAAAACGATCTTGGTTTTTGTTCTGACAATGTTAAGTTTTTTACCAATGAAGAAGGTCCGGAAGCCGTTAAATCTGTATCTGTTTATGCTACTATAGAAGAGCATTTCCCGCCAATGACACAGGAAGAGCTTGAAAAGGCCCCACGTCTCAAGTTGGGGGAGAATGTTCATGATTTTGGCAAAATCGGCGGGGATAAAGCAGTTTCTACGACATTTATCCTGACGAATACAGGACAAACTCCGCTGGAGGTACGGCAAACAAAATCAAACTGTACCTGTGCTACTTCAAAACTTAAAAAGAGCAAACTTAAGCCAGGTGAGAGCACTGAAATGGAAGTAACCTTTAATCCCGAAGGTAGGCGTGGCAATCAGCAGAAATCCATTACCATATATTCAAATGATCCAAGGCACTCAGCACAAAGGGTGACGATAAAAGGGTATATAACAGTAGGGGACTAA